One segment of Hippopotamus amphibius kiboko isolate mHipAmp2 chromosome 4, mHipAmp2.hap2, whole genome shotgun sequence DNA contains the following:
- the LOC130851856 gene encoding histone-arginine methyltransferase CARM1-like, producing MNQPADGVCVFKCSLNRDTEYCCMGKESILITLGYHSALLKFESHAERSAFSNTLKRCRHEKKEYSVFSQWTEEASAVHYFQFYGCLSQQQNMMQDFMRTATYHRATLQNHTDFRDQVVVDVGCGSGILSFFAVQAGAWRVYAAEAGSVAQYAEVLVKSNHLSDKIIVLPGKTEEISLPEAVDVTISEPTGYVLFNERMLESYLHSKKWLKANGMMFPTFSDIHLAPFSDEQLYVEHHSRANFWYQQCFYGVNLSSVRGAAADAYFRQPVVDTSDTGILMARTVKYTVTFMDAEEADLHRVEIPFVFQMAQSSLILSLGLLRR from the exons ATGAACCAACCCG CTGATGGCGTCTGTGTCTTCAAATGCTCACTCAACAGAGACACAGAATATTGCTGTATGGGGAAGGAGTCCATCTTGATTACTCTGGGCTACCACAGTGCTTTGCTGAAGTTTGAGTCTCATGCTGAACGGAGCGCATTTTCAAATACCTTGAAAAGATGCCGACATGAGAAAAAGGAATACTCGGTGTTCAGCCAGTGGACAGAAGAGGCGTCTGCCGTACACTACTTCCAGTTTTATGGCTGCCTTTCCCAGCAGCAGAATATGATGCAAGATTTTATGAGAACAGCCACTTACCACAGAGCCACCCTCCAGAACCACACTGACTTTAGAGATCAAGTCGTTGTAGATGTTGGTTGTGGATCAGGAATACTGTCATTTTTTGCTGTACAGGCCGGCGCTTGGAGAGTCTATGCAGCTGAGGCCGGTTCAGTAGCACAATATGCTGAGGTGCTAGTGAAAAGTAACCACCTTTCAGACAAGATAATTGTTTTGCCaggaaaaactgaagaaatctCACTTCCTGAGGCTGTAGATGTGACCATTTCAGAACCAACGGGATACGTGTTGTTCAATGAAAGGATGTTGGAAAGTTACCTTCATTCCAAAAAGTGGCTGAAAGCAAATGGAATGATGTTCCCCACGTTCAGTGACATCCACTTGGCCCCCTTTTCTGATGAACAGTTGTATGTGGAACACCACTCCAGAGCCAACTTTTGGTACCAGCAGTGCTTCTACGGGGTTAACCTGTCTAGTGTCCGGGGTGCTGCAGCGGACGCATACTTCAGACAGCCAGTAGTAGACACATCTGACACTGGGATTTTGATGGCTCGGACAGTGAAGTACACAGTAACCTTTATGGATGCGGAAGAGGCAGATCTCCACAGAGTAGAAATTCCCTTTGTGTTTCAGATGGCGCAGTCCAGCCTCATCCTTTCTTTAGGTTTGCTTAGAAGATAG